The Nymphaea colorata isolate Beijing-Zhang1983 chromosome 5, ASM883128v2, whole genome shotgun sequence DNA segment GTTAgaattgcttcagcccaaaaattttttggaacaatttttgATATGAgaagagctcttgttgtttcaagaatatgtccatgttttctttcaacaactccattttgttggggggttttgggacaagatttttggtgtATAATTCCCTTTTCCttaggaattcttcaaattcattggaaatgaattctcccccagaatcacttctaaaaattttaaggtttgcaACAAATTgtgttttgatcatgttgtaaaagtttttgaaattcataaatACATCCGATTTGCGTTgaagaaagtaaacccaagcatatcgagagtaatcatccacaaaaatgacataataaagcaaaccacctttagacataataggagcgggtccccatacatccgaatgcactaattcaaagggtgcttttgcaacaaaatttttagttccaaaaggtaaagccttaattttggctttaatacaatcatcacaagagatcatttctttacatttatCTTCCAGaaaagggatacaagacatttttcctacacttgaatgcccaagtctttgatgccaaatttgaatgtcACTTTTCTTGACTACATTGCAAGTAGGtttggaaagatccaaataatccacatagtagagatcatttttcctagaaCCTTCCCCAATTGTCCTCTTGGAAAGATGGtcatgtatcaaaaatttattttgtgagaagataATATCATATCCATGATTGGTTATTTGAGAAgccgacaagagatttaagttaagtttgggaataaatctaacttttggtattttgaaaatttttgaattaaaattttgatcaatattcccaacatatttgatttcaagaggagttccatcggtggttttaacaaaagggcatgattcttccttagtgcattcggtaagtagtgaactacaaggggtcatatgaaatgaagttCCGGAATCAAgtatccaagagtacttacttgatgatgtagatgccgCCGTTGCTCCGGAAGTTGGAGAAGCCCATCCTCCTTTGAAaagtggttgaagagcatcaataagctttggttgGAGAGCACTTACAAGCTTGTCTATGTCAAATCGGttgctttcttcatacattgtcccagccaTACTTGTCTTTCTATCAAATTTCCTTAATTTAGGACATCTAGGTTTAGTGTGTCCTTCTtgacaatgaaaacatataatcttcttgttgcctttATCCTCATAAtttcgattaaagtgaggaggcctataagttctcatatgagcaccgggtcttgaggtagcaagaacactttcactcttttctttagaaaaattgagtctattttcttccatttgaagctccgctatagcttcattcatagatggcactttatgcctatggagcaaggaagttttgactccatcatattccagtctaagaccaagaatgaatttataaaatttttttctttggatttgtttttcccttactccaatgtctcttggatgataccattcgggttcaaatagggCAAGTTCATCCCATAATTGTTTCATTTCTCCAACATACTCCTTAAGAGACTTATCTCCTTGatggagacttgcaatcttcatttgaaggtTACACATGTAAGCTACATCtttcatagtgtgggttttcttgaggaattcccaagcttcatgagcaaaattatgctTTGTTATTTGGCCCATAGTAGTAGTATCgacacaagcaataatccatgtgataatcttgtgatgtcctatcttccactcttcccattttctttcatattcattcatGACCTTATCTTTTTCTACTTCATCTAGTTCTTGGACTTTtccatctatggttttggttaggACTAATTGTGGTTCACTTTTAGAAccatcaacaagtccccataAACCTTTACTTCTAATGAAATGTTTCATAGTTTTagcccaagaaacataatttgatgaagtaaGTTTAGCGAGAGGAGTAGAAGTTTTatcatccataatgtgtaccttgtaatATGAagttgatgtagccacaagagTAGTGTCAAAACAGCTCTCAACGTTGGTGAAAAATCCACGAAATCAGCCACCACAAAACAGCAAGAGGGTAGCTCCAAAAATATGAAGAGCTTGCTGCCATGAGGGAAGATATTACTAGGAAAACAGTCACAACTTTGGCAGCCACAGAAGCTTGATAAGATGTGCTCAATCCCATCACGTAGATCACTTTACATCTACAGGAAGTAATTTCCAACAGCcagcaaaaggagaaaaaacagcACCTCCTTGAGTCAAATCGCTGCTAGCAAtatatcgaacacttggagtgcttcacagctccaaagaAAGAACACGTGCTGAAAACTTCAAACCTTGAAGGACAGCAAGACAAAGAGCTAaaacgtggctctgataccatgtaaatcaggcccaaacttgtcaagacaaatgcttcaagagaaacACTCTAGGATtgtttttgaagtagactaggaattgtagTTGTTGTCTTGTGTTTCTGgtagaattttcaccaaattaaaaatcgtttttaaatataaaaaagaccTTCAAGTTTGTGCTGAAGTTTGCTAAGAACAAGGATCTTTCTTTGTAAAAACACAAGTAGGTTGCGATTGTATGATTGACCTACATCCAACTCAAGCGGCAAATTAGAGAGGCTCCTAACATGTAATAGTCTAAGTAAGGTGGATATATATCTATGATTTCTTTAGTCGTGTAGCTATGAGTAGATGGTTGAAATTACAGGCAAGTATGCTGGTAGTCCAGGGTCTTTGGCAAAGAGGCCATTTTTGCTATAATCTACTAGTTTTTGACTGAAAGACAGAAGCTGGTTTTTGCTGGGTAATGCCGTCATGGCAACAgctttagtttttgttttcattgtcaaCCAATacttctttcaaattttcatgatttccaAGTGCAATACTATGTTATGAGGATTTTTTATCAAAGGTTTTTTATGTATTAATTGGTTATGTTCTTTCTTTACACCTTCCCCTTCCTGAGTTTTTACTAAAACTTGAATTAAGAGATGCACTTTCATTCTAATTTGAGTGCCTTTTCTGTGGTTGTCCAACCATTACATGGTTGGATTTATTGGGTTTTAATTTCATCCGTACTTCAAACATACACTAGATAAAGTTTAAATTGTTTTACAGCCACACAAAATCTTGGGCTAAAAGCATGGacaaaaaagtacaaagtcacacacacacatctgtCTGGAAACattcctctttcattttcaagtctTATGGGAGCTAATGATGTGCATTATCTAATCCATAACCAAGATACTTTAAACTAACTAGCTTGGGACCTGTGTTTTAAGGAGCTCCATGGTGAAGTCAAGTCAGGCTCCATGAATGTCAAAGTGGTGAGGAAGGGAGAACTCAAGCTTTATGTTGGACAACCACTAGAGGAAGTTGAGAGAAAATTGTGTTCCCTCTAGACCAACTCTCCAAGATGTAGAAAAGGAAACAGGGAGAAGAAATCAAACAGGTTAATATTTCTTTGGGTTTCCTTGTGGTGGTTTAATTTTAGTTATTGACAAAGCACAATCATGGAGAGAAGAAGAATCtgaaaaaaagcagaaagatGGTACGTTTATCCATTTCATGGTCAATCTATATGGGGCctataaaaaagaacaatcaTGTCAGAATGTAATTCTTTCAGATAGTTCATGGCTTTTTTTGTATgtccaagaaagaaaaggatgtaGCATGGTTGTAATTGAGATTCTTAATGAGGGTCCTCAAAATCCCTAGGTTTGAGGTGATTTACATCATATTTATTTGCAAGCTatcaattttgagaaaataagatCCATCATTCAGTTTCTTTGAAGCCACAAAACATGCAAACAGGAATCCCACTAACCTTCATGCCAACATGATCTGGAAGTTACTACATCaggttgttatctcattatctgtTTTGTAGCTTGTAAGATTTGGGCCTGAATAGGTACTGGGATTTCTGTCTGGAGGTTCTTCTGCGTACTGCAGCTGGTAAAGTATACTAGTTATGGACTGGAAGGGAAATTGTCCCTTACTTGCAACTGGAAAAGTATACTAGTTATGGACTGAAAGGGAAATTGTCCCTTACCTGCAGCTGCAAGATATTATCTGGTCACCTCTAAATttggaatttcttttcttctttggtttgttgtttgttttcaCGTTTTTCACGTGAAAGGTTTGGATAACAAGGAACTCTACAAGGACCAGACTACATAGTGGACCTGCCTGTGGGGAGTAAGCCTCGATGAGTCTGGACCACCGTGCTTATGAGAATGCAGAAGATTTCAGGGGTGCAAAGTATCGTTGGGACTTGAActttaggctttttttttttacctcacTACCTTTCTTAACTCCTTACTTTCTGCTAGTTTTGAACACGTTGTTCGTATTGGATATCAATCTGCAGAAGGTGCATCAAGTCTATCAATTTTATGATGTCTTATTCATATTAATACGGTTTGAGATTGGTCGGCAGTGGGTAGAACTGAGATCAGTTGTAAGCAAATTAAGCTTCGGTTTCAGCGTTCATCAGTTTTGCTCCGTACAAGTTTTTAGTGGACATAAGCTCAAGGTTACTCTATCCAGATGAAGCAGATGCCCAGTAAAAATTATGAGCATAGATCAACCTTGAACTAGTATATATGAGAAACATGATTTTGGGGATCTAAGAACTGATTTTCCGATCTATTTCTCAATAAGATGTGGCCTGATAGAGGCTACATTGTGTTTCTCTTTCCTATAATTTGCGGTACGCTTATTCTTGCCAGTAAAAAACTATGCTGTTAAGCTCAACGCTTGTTCATACATCAGGATCACATGGTTCCctagttaaaacttaaaacaaggCAGAGTAAAGTGGACATTCACTTTTGTCTTAATTATTCCACTATTTACTCCATCGTAACTGATGCAGCATGTACATTTGTGTCGCATGCCAAAACGGTTGGCTTCCAATATGTCAAAGGACTTCTCAGTTCTGAGGTGGTGGCCACAACAATAAACCTTCAAAGATCTTCCTTCTGTAGTTCATCCATCTACGTCGACGAGTCACCCGCCATGGATGGATGCCTTGCTTTAGATGACACGGAATCTACGTAGTAGTCTCAAAGCTAGTGATACATATTGAATCTAGTTGCAATGAATGGTTGTAAGGCTCGATTACTGGTGGTTGGCTGTCTCTCATCTACATGAAGAAATGGCAGCCGGGACGCACTGAGCTGATTGCTGCCTTATTTTATCAAATTGTTCATGTGAGGCAGATTCTTGGTGCTGTAAATATACTACTGTAATGGCACTggatgaaaaattaaaatggttGTTAGGTTATGAGCATCTGAACATGGTTCATAAGCTTGAACTTAGGGCACATCTGATCTTTATCAAGGAGTTTCAGATCTCTTGGCTTTGAATTGTGAGTATGAGAGTTGGTATATGGTGGAAGCTCGATGTGTGTTTACTTCACAGATTAAGCACGTTAGTTGGTTTGATGTGATAGGAGTCCCTCATTGTCATagaagaaaaggggaaatgAAAAGGGCATTCATATTGTCTAGGAGATGAAATATTGGTAGGAAGAATATTGTTCGAACCCTTTGGTGCGAAATCTTAATGCACGAAATCTGTTGCAGAAAGCCCTGTAACACCCTTCAcccttaaaagtttaaacatgatatatatatatatatatatatatatatatatatatatatatatattagaccATTTCTCATGCTTTCCTATATACTTCTCGTGCTATCAGCGTGTGAAATCTGTATTTTCTAAGTGAAGGTCAGCTTCGACCATCTGCAGAGAAATAAGAACAATGGTCATGGAAAAGAGGTGAGGCAtagagaaattttaaatttgtaagcATAAATTTGCAGCATCGTTAAATTCATTTAAACagttgaaaaaattcaaaacccaatttctaaaattcaaacGCTGGTGAAAGATAGTTTACTTTTTATAACATAAAATTCCAGGGATTTAAACGGGTTAGTTTCAATAAGTACATTAAAAAATCATCGCTGGATGAATTGGTACTAACAgaaaaccaggaaaaaaaatcaaaatcctagAATCGTATCCAGGCTCAATTACATCCTTATTCATGAGATTGTCCAAAAAATAACTTGGACTGACAATCATCAGTAATgagctttaaattttaaaattctctaaGCAGTTCTTTTGAGTTGGGATCAGGACAATTTAAAATAGTCAAGTTTTTAACTTATAATTTGGCAGTGACAACCAATGTTCAAAATCACAGAGATGATGAAGGGCAGTGCCTCATTAAGAAACATTAAGGATGAAGTTTTTTTACGGTGGGCAGGGTTGGTTCTTTTGGCACGAGCTCTCTGGAGGTAGAGGATAATGGTGGGAAGTTGGGACCAATAGAGACCAAAGTGGCTGGTGGCACCGGGGTAATTGCAGAACTTGGTCGTGAATAAGTCACCCCGAACTAGTTCATAGGGGCCAAATGATTCCGAAATTAGAAACAAGCAAGAGCTGGATCCTGATGATGGATCAACGCTACAGGTGACAACAGTGACGATTTGAATTTTGTCAGGGAGTTAGAGAATTTCGTGAAGTTCTCCAGAAACTCTGACGTCAGATTTGCTGAGAACGGGTCTACCGCATCTCACATCATTGAGGCAGCagatagtgaagaagaagaagaatatggtGATGATGATAAAGTGTTGTTTGATTCAGCTACCGTGACTGCTCTGTTGAAGGCCGCGAGCAATGTTAATGCCAGATCCACCTCTCAAAACCCTGCCGGTTTGGGATGATCGCTCATCAGTTCCGGCATTAGGTCTGTCTGCACCTCGCAGAATTAGTAGTGTGGGTAATTTTGCTTCTTCAGCCACGAGAGAATCAGAAACAGAGAACAAGGATGATGAAGAGAAGAAGCTTCATGACAAGATAAGCATGATCAGGATGAATTTTTTGCACCTTGTCTACAGATTAGGACAGTCACTCGACGAGTCGGCTGTTGCTCAGGTTCTTTACAGGTTAGCTCTTGCTGAAGGAACGAGGAATAGTAAAACTACTAGGCTCTTCAGCCTAGACACCGCTTTCCAAACTGCAAAAAAGCTAGAAGAAGATGGCAAAGAGGAGATCAACTTCTCCTGCACTATTTTGGTCATTGGAAGGACTGGAGTTGGCAAGAGTGCAGCCATCGATTCTATATTTGGTGAAGACAAAGTTCCAACCGATGCCTTTCGGCCAGCTACAAGTATGGTGCGAGTGACCACTGGCATTGTGGACGGTGTGAAACTTCGAGTGATTGATACTCCAGGATTAAGACCTTCAGTTATGGAACAGCGTATCAACAGGAAATTTCTTTCGTCGGTGAAGAAATTCATGAAGAAATCCCACCAGATATTATCTTTTATGTCAATCGGATGGACACCTGTTCACGTGACACCAGTAATCTTCCATTGTTAGAGTCGATCACCTCTAACCTTGGGACATCCATATGGTTAAATGTCACCGTGGCTCTCACTCATGCATCttcaggggcagagccaggatttttttcaagggcgggCCAAACCGTCCAACGAACTATATtaaattataatattatatatatatatatatgtatatatatatacgctcacacactttagataatatttgcaaaccacagtatagtagaagtgaacatatgtcgtaTATAATTGCTCACGTCATAaacgtgaagcgcgacctgtcctaCGACGCATTTAATAATTGCTTGTGTTATTAGCACAAAACATGATCGGTCCTCAGCAGATAAggtgctctatttctattacagtgacGTAAGTGTGAGCAGTGAACATAAGgtggacatacaaatatcacaatcataAGATAACAAAGGAATACATCTATAAAccccaaaacaaaaacatgttacttacctaaaacaagcagTTTTATATTCCTTCTATGTAACACAATCACTTTTTGCCtctgtttttatgaaaatagcTACacatcatcattcattcacctgcacaataaaacataaacaaaaactacatcatttattattgaaactaAATCATGACTCAAatacattaacataaaaatgatgcaacaaaatactttataAATGTagtcttgaatatttttcatcatcttgTCATTAAGGTAACATGAAAaacctgaaatttaaaatagacaaCAAGATTTGAACATTTTAGATATATACAAACTCCAGAAAGGCCAACATGAAAAACCTTTACATAAGATTACATCTATAAAATCATTAGCAATACCTTGAATAGCAGTCCCGCAGAAAGGCCAACAATTAAGAGGAAAAATGGCATCACAACATCAACCAGAGTGATACTGAACCAAGGTGAATGGTTTATGGTTAATACATTATGCCTAGAAAGGCTCCTCCAGCATCATCAACCAAATCTTTGTATGGAGTTTCTGACATAAAAGCAAGCAAATAATTGATGTCTGAAATACTCATATACGTCCAATTGTCCAAATACTGTAAGCCATAAGGAACAGAAGAAAATATATGACTCCAAATAATCAGATTTTAGGGGGTACTTTTGTTTCACCCAGTTAAAAGTATACCAATTCAACATCACAACACCACCTGAAGTGAAAACTTAATCTTTAGAAGACAAATAAATGCAGAATGTTAATCACTGCTAgccaaaaaacttttgttttttgatgCAGGACGTCGATCAAGCATTCTTATATAATTGAGATGAAAAGGCCATGGCTCATACAATTCAACCCTGTAATAGTATCCAGTCTATGCAACTTCAGTAGTTTCATGCAACAGCTTTCATATTTTAGCAAGTTAACTCATCTGGTAGTGACATCAACATCTTATAAGCGTAACAATGAGGCACCTTAAGACAAAGGAGGAGTTATTATATGTCTttcaacataatttttttacaaaaaaattctaaaatttgttGAAGCAGTATTAACTATTAAACATGTTAGTGATCCTAAAACCCCTTAATTACTTCAAAATAACTTAAatcaataagaaaatatatatgtcacctctttttcagaaaaatgaaacaatagGTTTCTAAAGATGAACAGACATGGAGACCTaaagaaatttataaatttcCCTCCAAATACTAAgtagaaaattttcagaaaaaataaaatagggaACTTACTTTTAGCTAATTGTTCACTAAGATGAGAACCCTCTACCAATTACCTTTCTGCCTTTCGTATGTATTATCTACATTTAATAAAGAAATAGTTTTCCTCCTCAAATATTCATTTGAAAGGtaaaattttttgtgttttttttagcAGGCCAATAAGACATTCCACTAGTTGTTCCTAACTTTTTAATGCTTTAGTGTTTTAAGTAGTTGTCTGCATCTGCCagtgtattttttgtattaacaGTTGTAGTATCAATCACAACTACAAACAAAATTGCAGGATCGATCTCGTCAACTTTGAAACTTACAAGGAGTGAAGCTTATTTTCCAATCAAGCTCTTTTTGCCTCTACTTTTAATCACTTTTCTCACATTAAGAACTTCTATTCTCAACATATCATATAGGTAAAGAAATTCATCTTTACCTCCTCAAGCGCATATTACTGAAAAGCTTCTGAGCAGCAGCTCTTGTAACATCTTAAAACCACACTGCAGGAGGGAAAAAGTTGCATTAGCAAAAACACaagcttttgttttctttccacTTACAGAAAGGAAACAAATATGGGAGAAATTCTTAGTAAATAAACAACCTATGTGTCGAAGAAATTCCAGAGCACTGGGCAGGCCCGGCAGGGCACTGTGTTTCGCCCCTTTCTCTGCTGGATTGTGGGCCAGGGCACTGGGCAGGGAGGGAGGGGAGCCCTGCAGAGAGGgagtgagcaagagagaaaggggcgaaACAGTTGTGGGCCAGAGAGGAGGGGAGGGGAGCCAGTGTGAGAGAGGGGATGGTAGGGTAGGGCAGGGAGGGAatgagcgagagagaaaggggcaaAAGACTTGTGGGTCAGAGAGGAGGGGAGCAAGCgaagcgagagagagggaagggcaCTGGGTAGGGCAGAGAGGgagtgagcgagagagaaaggggtGAAAGAGGGTCAGGCGGGCCCAGACGAGCGAGAGAGAGTGTTGTGAAAGCGGGTCGGGATGACCCACGGGTCGGGCCAAGATGACCcacgggtcgggccaagagggaaaattttaattttatcaatacaaatttttttttttgctcggCGCTCATCTGGCCATGGCCCAggcccccccctccctccgcccctgtgcATCTTCTGCACCACCAGAATCAGGTGCCCAAGGTCCCAGCGGCTCTCCACTTCCTTATGAAACATTGGTTTCACATAGGTCGCAAGCCGTTCAGAATTCCATCCGGCAGGCAGCTGGAGATATGCGTCTCATGAATCAGGTGGTGCTTGTTGAGAACCACCCATCATGCAGACGGAATCAATGCGGCCACCAGGTGCTGCCCAATGGGCAGAGTTGGCAGCCTCAGTTGCTCctgttatgctactcttctaaGATAATAACAGAAGTAAATTCTCTACTGAGACTGCAAGATCCTGCCATCATAAAACTCTTGTTCCGTGGTCATCGTTATCATTCAGTACTGGTTCCATTTCTGCTGTCCTCATTGTTGCAGTCAAGATCCCATCCTAGTCTTGCCTCTGCAGTTCATGAGGAAGCGTACTTTGAGATGGAGGAAGAGTTGCCTGAAGCTGATACTgacaaagaagaatatgatcAGCTTCCACCATTCAAACCTTTGGGAAAATCTCAGATAGCTAAGCTGAGCAAGGAACAAAGGAAGACCTATTTCCAGGAGTATGACTATCGAGTGAAACTGTTCCAGATGACGCAATTGAAGGAGGAATTGAGCCAGAGGAGAGAAGCCGAGAAGCTCTCTGGTTCGTGCCCAAGAAGTAGATCAGATGAATCTGATCCCGAGAATGGGGACCACCCTCTATTCAAGTCCACTTCCCGACATGCTATTGCCATCTACATTTGATGGGGATAAGCTACTTATGCTAACAAGATTATATATTTGCATGTacttgattgtttatatatgtatatgtgtgtatgtatgtatgtatgtatatagttATCTGGTTCTGTTAGTGGGATTTTACTTCCAtcgtacccaaaaaaaaaaatccaccttaTATACCATGCATTTAAACACCCCCTAGTTTATATGTGGCATAGGTTCCTATTGGaactccaaatccaaaacacaaactgattttctttgttcatttacAATTGATTGCATGGAAAAGCTAGTTTGGGTTTCACAAATTGACTTTCTTTGACCAAAATAAAACAGTACACCATGGTTTGAAACGTATATACATGTGCATCATAACATATTTAAAACAATTTCATTTGCACAAATTTTGCAagaataactatatatatatatatgttcttgatATGATATAAGTCATTCCTTtcgtttctatatatatatatatatatatagaaacgaAAGGAATGACTTATATCGTATCAagaacatatatacatataagcaTGAGAACATAATTTTTTGGAATCTGAATGATTTTATGCTACACTTTTTAACACCAATGCCTCTACTCATATGAATTAGATTGAAGAGGCATCAATAACGCACCACTCAACTCGATGCAAAGCACATTTAAGCAtgagaacataattttttttcaaaattttcatctttgtCATTGTTTTACAGTTTAGCTTGTAGTCACGATGTCACATTTGAGATTATGTTGAAAAAGTGGgtccaaatatgaaaaattttgttaaacGAACGTCACCGACTTAAGTGGAAACCAAGATCGTTGGAGGTATTGGAGGGAAGTGGAAGTTCGTTAAcgtccccctctctctctctctcggtcgATAGAAGGTTTCGAATCAGAAAGAGATCGACGGAGCACCAGAAGTTCGTTaacgtccctctctctctctctccctctctcgatCGATAGAAGGTTCCGAATCAGAAAGAGATCGACGGAGCAccaaatctttctttctcagcATCATCATTGGTGAGCGTCTTCTCTCTGACTCTCTATTATCTTTTCTCATCTCATAATCACTAAAATTTGGCGTTCTTGTTTGTACTTTTCATCCACTCAGCCTCAAAAGTTCTGCATCAGGTTTTGCGGATATCGGAGAAGAAcgaaggaacaaaaagaaagagatcgaCGGAGTTCACCAGACCTTTTCGTTCTCAGCATCGCCATTGGTGAACGTCCTCTCTCTGACTCTCTGATatcttttttcatctcataATCGCTAAAATTTGACgttcttgtttttgcttttctgcCACTCGCGGTGGAAGTTCTACGTCAGGTCTTGTTGATATCGAAGAAGTACGAAAGAACAAAATGCGACGAGATGGGCGGGGTTCATCAGCTAAGCATGGAAACGtcagtctctctctcatatttgtCTCATATAACTAAAGCTTAGCATCATCATGCCTCCTTCAATGTTTTGATAGCGTAGATCCGGAAGATCACTTGGAGGATCAAAGCCGAgcggtatcagagccaacgagcGCATCCGGTAcacccctcctctctcttgtTTACTCTGTGTGCATGCATTTCCACTGCATGATGTAATCTAATTGCTGTTAAAATATCTTTCCATGTTGTAACatggtcattttttaaatggcaGTTTGATATgttacaagaagaaaatgaaaatctccttGATAAGGTTCGCTGTCTACTATACAAGAAGAAACTTTCTGCACCCAAATCCATAGTCATGGAGAGATTGGCAGTAGCAGATGGAGCAATCAAGGAGATGCGCAATGGGGGAGAAACGAAAGTGCTTGTCGACTCTTTGACGATGCCCATCCTTCCAATGAAAGGAGCAAACAAGGATTCTCGATACAAAGAACAAGAATTAGGATACCTAGCTGTAGGCAGCAGAATAACTACCGatgatccaaaaattggtgAAAGTAAGAGCCCAGTAGCAGATGAAGTTGGCCATCTGAGGTATGTCTATTTTCCCTTCCTCATACTTGCTCAGGTTCTATTGCCTTCAACCAGACTGGGACTCCTGAGATGGAATGAGAGAGGGTTCACAGTGTGCACGACAGTTAAGCATGGTGGACTGGAAGGATGCAGCTGTCAGCTCAGAAAGCTGCCTTAGAAATCGAGACCAAAGAGGTATTTGTTGAATATGTTTGACGACAAACTTTATGCACTGTCTGAGGAATTTCAGATatctcaagaaaagaaaaaagtttgcaGCAGAAGGATACCTTCCAGggtatgtcacataggtatgagTACAGGTACCGgtgtgggtacgggtacagagcattttcaaaaaatttgagtgcgggggtacggccgtacacacacacagacatatatgtcaaaaaatttcaaaatgaataacatattcataaatcatgatccaaaacacaGTATGAAAGTAATTAACATTCAAATATATAAGCTTTCTTAATTCTCtgtcgcatcatcaagattagaaggagcaacaggtcacacttttaagatatattgacatcgctatggttatggctcacactattatcgaatattcaagttatagagaagggatggattttcaaaacattgtatggaagattttaaatgaaaagttctGAGGAACTATGTGcaagaaaggtttagagtgaaaaaggaaacaggaaaagagggggatttttaattttcaactcaaaaactaGACaatttggactcggtcaaagttgactga contains these protein-coding regions:
- the LOC116254975 gene encoding uncharacterized protein LOC116254975, which codes for MRRDGRGSSAKHGNIRKITWRIKAERYQSQRAHPFDMLQEENENLLDKVRCLLYKKKLSAPKSIVMERLAVADGAIKEMRNGGETKVLVDSLTMPILPMKGANKDSRYKEQELGYLAVGSRITTDDPKIGESKSPVADEVGHLRYVYFPFLILAQVLLPSTRLGLLRWNERGFTVCTTVKHGGLEGCSCQLRKLP